The Roseimicrobium gellanilyticum sequence CTATCCCAGGCTCACCACCCGCTCGAACACCTTCCGCGTCCACTACCTCGTCCAGAGCATCCGGAAGGCACGAAGCGGTGAACCCACCACCTTTGACCCGGAGAAGGATGTGGTTACCGGCGAGTCTCAGGGTGACGCCCTCATCGAGCGCGCCATCGATCCGAATGACCCTGAGCTGTCCACTCCGGACTATGACTTCCTTGGAAAAGCAGACTCCGGCACGCTCCCGACGGCGAAATCACTCGATACGCTCTATACCTGGCGCATCCGGAATATCCGCAACTTCAGGAGATAACTGTTCCAGCACCAATGGTGCCTCCCCATGCGAGGCACCGGCCATCACTACAAAGCATTCGCACGCCGTACCACGCTCTCTCATGCCCCGCACTACCACTTCAGAATACACCCGTCGTCGTCTCATCAAGCGCACCCTTCTCGCCAGTGCCGGCCTCTCCGCACGCATGTGGGCTGAGACCCAAAACGCAAACAGTGACGTGCGCATCGCCGTCATTGGATTCAACTCGAAAGGCGCGGGGCACATTCAATCGCTACTAAAAATCAAGGGCGTGCGAATCGTGGCTCTCTGCGATGTAGACAGTGCGGTCATGGACAAGCAGGTCGCACTGCTCAAAGGACGGAATATCGAGGTCAAAAAATACTCCGACTACCGCAAGTTGGTGGAGGATCCTGAGATTGACGCCGTCACCATTGCGACACCGAACCACACGCACACAGTCATCGCTCTCGCGGCCCTCGCCGCAGGGAAGCATGTGTACGTGGAGAAGCCCGTGTGCCACAACCTTCATGAGGGCGCAATGCTGGTCGAGGCAGGCAAAAAAGTGTCCGGCAAGCTCATCTTGCAGCATGGCATGCAACGGCGCTCTGACCCCGGCTGGAATGCGGCCGAGGCGTATCTCAAAACCGGCGCGATCGGCAAGACCGTGCTCTCACGCGCCATGAACTTCCGTGCGCGTCAATCCATCGGCACCGTAGCGGGTCCAGTATCCCCGCCCGCGACGGTGGATTACAATCTCTGGTGCGGTCCGCGAGAAATGGCGCCCGTGATGCGTGAGCAGTTCCACTATGACTGGCACTGGCAGTGGGCCTATGGCAACGGCGACATCGGAAACAACGGACCTCATCAGTTGGACGTGGCCCGTCGCGCCCTTGGGAATCCCGTGGAGTTGCCCCTGCGGGTCATCAGCTTTGGCCGTCGCTGGGGTTATACCGACAATGGCCAGACACCGAACAACCAGTTCGCGCTATTCGACTACGGCAAGGATGTGGCTCCCCTTCTGTTTGACAACCGCGGCCTTCCCCGCGCGGATATGAACTGGCAGAAAGGCTGGGAACCGGACTACAAGGGTGTGCGCATCGGCAACGTCTACCACTGCGAAGGCGGCTACATTGCGGAATCCAAGGCATACGACCTCGATGGCAAGTGGAATGGCGTGAAATTCCCGCTCAACGATGGCAGCGAACACATGAGCAACTTCATCGCCTCCATTCGAAGCGGGAAGCAGATTCATGACAACCTGGACATCAGTCATGGATTCCAGGCTGCCGCACTGGCCCACATGGCCAACATCAGCTACCGAATCGGTCGCGAGGCCTCTGTAGACGTCGTAAGGGAGCGTGTTTCTGGAAATGCTCTGGCTCTTGAGACAGTGGGGAATTTTGTGACGAACCTCGCCGCAAACAAGATTGATCTCACGGCTGCGCCTCCCGTGCTTGGGCCTTTCCTGGAGTTCAACCCACGCACACTCAAGTTTGAGGGTGAGTTCGCTGTGGAAGCCAATGCCATCGCCGAAAGCGACACGTACAGGAAAGGATTTGAGTTGAGCATGGTCAGCTAGCTGACTTCGAGATTCGACGTGGAGCCCCGCATCGCCAGGGCTCCAGACTCATTTTCATTGGACTGTCGCGCGCCCACCGGACGGCGGTTACGAGCCTCGAGCCGCTCCGAGCTTGCGGAAGGTGAGAGGAGTCATGCCTGTCTCCCGGGCAAACACCTCGATGAAGTACTTGGACTCTGCATAGCCGGTGCGCGAAGCGACCTGGGCGATGCTGAGCTTGGTACGCTTGAGCAAATCTTTCGCCCTCTCCAACCTGACCCGGGTGATCTCTTCCTTGGGCGAACGCCCAAGCTGCTCTTTGAAGCGGCGGTACAAGGCCGTGCGGGAAGTGGATGCGTGCCGTAGGATCTGCTCCACCTGCAGTCCACTGCAGGCACGATCGCGGATGAAGCGCACCGCGCGGGCCACCACCGGATCACTCACCGATACGATGTCAGTTGATTGCCTGACGGTCACACCGCGAGGCGGGAAGAGCGTCCAAAGGCGCGAAACCTTTTCACCGTGCATCATGCGATCCAGAAGAACTGCGGATTCATATCCGACGTGCTCCGAGCCCATGTCCACGCTGGAAAGCGGAGGGCTGGACAGGCTGCAGAGGAATTCATCGTTATTGACGCCGAGAACCGCAATCTCGTCTGGAACGCTCACTCCCGCGTCGTGGCAGGCTTCGAGCAGTTGCAGGCCCACATCATCATGGCAGGCCATGATGGCTGTGGGTCGAGGCAGGCTGGAAACCCAACTGGCGAGATGAGCGCGCGCCAACTCCCAATCCATGGACACGCTGCCTTCGGGGTACGTGTACAAGGCGCAGTCATCAAATCCGTGTCTCCTCAAGACCCTGAGATAATCGTCGCAGCGCAAATCATAATAATAGTGCTCACCCCGCGGAGGACCGTAGTAGGCAAAATGGCGATAGCCGCGCTCCATCAAATGGGTGAACGCCATCTCTGAAAGCGCCTCGTTGTCGATTCCAACCGTGGGAAGGGGCAAACCTTCAATGCCAGCCCACAAGTCAATCGCCGCCGATTTTGATTCCTGGATCGCCCGGGCCAACTCCATGGTCGTCACGCGAGCGATGATCCCGTCCCCACCCCAAGAGGCCAGCCACTCGGGAGCCGGCTCGCTCAGTCCCCCTGGACGGAAGTAGATTCGCCACGGCCCATGCTCGCGTTCATACCGGATAATGCCTCGCAGCAACCCCCGGCCGTACTCTCTGGAGGTCTCTATGAAAAGAGCTACACGACGCATGAATAAAAGTGGTAATTAAGCGCTACCAACAAGGACTCTTCAAACTCGATTCCTAGTACATAAAGAACTGTTTCTACACGAAAAGTATCGCGAGGGAACGTTTCGCGAGGGCATTGGGACACTGGATAAAAAGTGGCACTTTAATATACGAACTCGGACCGTAGGCGGCCCAAAAATCGCTACTTGGAGGGGCGGACACCCCAAAAACCCATCACCCTGCTGCCATTCCGCATCTGGGTGGTACTACCCAAAAACGGAGGCTGCCAGCTGCACAGCTCGCGGAATCCAGTTCCCCCCATGAAAGTAACAGGCCCAAGACTTGTCGATTCCCACCCCTCGCCTGAAGCAGTCATATGCACCCGGATTAGCGGAGGGGGAGATTGCCCCTGGCACCGGCACCAAGAAATCGAAATCCTGCTCTTCATCTCGGGAGCGACCTATCGCTGTATTGGTGAGAACATTTCGCCAATCACACCAGGCACCGTCGTCTTGCTCGGGCCCAATGTCCGCCACGGGTACAGCAACCGGACGCGCCAAGGCACGCCGCGGAGGCCCGTGGAAGCCATCTCGATAAAGTTCAATGCCAATACCCTGGGAGACTGGCTGAAGACATCGGACGCGCGGATGGAGGACCTCTTCGCCATGGCGTCCCATGGGATTCACGTGACCGGCGAAACACGCAACCAGGTGGCCAGCCTGATCCTTTCGCTTCCGGAGAAGCAAGGGCTGCAGCGTGCGATTCAGGTGTTCCAAATCCTCATTCTGCTAAGCACAAGCAATGAGCTGTCACGGATCTCCGCGGTGGGATGCCGGGCATCCACGACGGCGGTGCACAGCCGCATGGAGCGCGTCGATGAGTACCTCAGGAAGCGCATCGGGAGGCAGATCTATTTGAGGGACGTCGCCACTCACGTGGAGATGAGCCCGGCACGGCTCAGCCGCTATTTCAGACTCCACATTGGCAAGACGTTTCCCGCCTATTTGAACAGCTTCCGCATCTCTCGCGTTTGCCGCCTGCTCAGGGAAACGGATGCCACGGTGAGTGAAATCGCGGC is a genomic window containing:
- a CDS encoding Gfo/Idh/MocA family protein — its product is MPRTTTSEYTRRRLIKRTLLASAGLSARMWAETQNANSDVRIAVIGFNSKGAGHIQSLLKIKGVRIVALCDVDSAVMDKQVALLKGRNIEVKKYSDYRKLVEDPEIDAVTIATPNHTHTVIALAALAAGKHVYVEKPVCHNLHEGAMLVEAGKKVSGKLILQHGMQRRSDPGWNAAEAYLKTGAIGKTVLSRAMNFRARQSIGTVAGPVSPPATVDYNLWCGPREMAPVMREQFHYDWHWQWAYGNGDIGNNGPHQLDVARRALGNPVELPLRVISFGRRWGYTDNGQTPNNQFALFDYGKDVAPLLFDNRGLPRADMNWQKGWEPDYKGVRIGNVYHCEGGYIAESKAYDLDGKWNGVKFPLNDGSEHMSNFIASIRSGKQIHDNLDISHGFQAAALAHMANISYRIGREASVDVVRERVSGNALALETVGNFVTNLAANKIDLTAAPPVLGPFLEFNPRTLKFEGEFAVEANAIAESDTYRKGFELSMVS
- a CDS encoding XylR family transcriptional regulator, translating into MRRVALFIETSREYGRGLLRGIIRYEREHGPWRIYFRPGGLSEPAPEWLASWGGDGIIARVTTMELARAIQESKSAAIDLWAGIEGLPLPTVGIDNEALSEMAFTHLMERGYRHFAYYGPPRGEHYYYDLRCDDYLRVLRRHGFDDCALYTYPEGSVSMDWELARAHLASWVSSLPRPTAIMACHDDVGLQLLEACHDAGVSVPDEIAVLGVNNDEFLCSLSSPPLSSVDMGSEHVGYESAVLLDRMMHGEKVSRLWTLFPPRGVTVRQSTDIVSVSDPVVARAVRFIRDRACSGLQVEQILRHASTSRTALYRRFKEQLGRSPKEEITRVRLERAKDLLKRTKLSIAQVASRTGYAESKYFIEVFARETGMTPLTFRKLGAARGS
- a CDS encoding AraC family transcriptional regulator translates to MKVTGPRLVDSHPSPEAVICTRISGGGDCPWHRHQEIEILLFISGATYRCIGENISPITPGTVVLLGPNVRHGYSNRTRQGTPRRPVEAISIKFNANTLGDWLKTSDARMEDLFAMASHGIHVTGETRNQVASLILSLPEKQGLQRAIQVFQILILLSTSNELSRISAVGCRASTTAVHSRMERVDEYLRKRIGRQIYLRDVATHVEMSPARLSRYFRLHIGKTFPAYLNSFRISRVCRLLRETDATVSEIAAECGFESMANFERQFRKLTGTSPRMYRRRALNAAGA